A genomic segment from Gorilla gorilla gorilla isolate KB3781 chromosome 3, NHGRI_mGorGor1-v2.1_pri, whole genome shotgun sequence encodes:
- the SMIM43 gene encoding small integral membrane protein 43: MEWELNLLLYLALFFFLLFLLFLLLFVVIKQLKNSVANTAGALQPGRLSVHREPWGFSREQAV, from the coding sequence ATGGAGTGGGAACTCAACTTGCTGCTCTACCTGGCGCTCTTCTTCTTCCTGCTCTTCTTACTTTTCCTCCTGCTCTTCGTGGTCATCAAGCAGCTGAAGAACTCCGTGGCCAACACGGCCGgggcgctccagcctgggcgcctcTCGGTGCACCGCGAGCCTTGGGGCTTCTCCCGAGAGCAAGCGGTGTGA